TCTTTCACACTGGTTGGCTGGATTTTTAACGTTGTATTCCCGTTAATTCCCTGAAGAGGATTATAAAATGAAGCATGTAAAAGTACTGGGTACAGGCTGTTCCGGTTGTAAAACAACCATCCGCCTTATCCAGCAGGTGGCTGATGAGAGAGGCGTCGCTATTCAGCTTGAAAAAGTGGAGTCACTGTCTGAAATAATGAAACACAAAGTGATGGCGACCCCGGCGGTTGTCGTTGATAACATCGTTGTACATACTGGAGGAATACCATCAAGAGACATTATCGAAAGCTGGCTCTGACCTGCAGGCAGGGAAATAATTCCTGTTCGTTCATTGCCTGAAATATCAAGCTCTGATCTCTGTAGAGGACTCCCGGCAGCCCCTTTTTTAATGAAAAGTTCAGACCCAGAGATGAAGGTATACCTTCATCTCTGTCGCGGAGCTCCGCCACAGCAGGTAAAGTTTACACTCTGATATCTCACTTATCACAGTCAGTTCAGGTCCGTTTTTTGCTCTCTGACCGCTGGCCGTCTTACTGCAGTCCCTGTTCAGCCTTTAGTTATCATATTCCTGACGCTTATTCGTTTAAAGTCTGAAACTTCGCTTCAAGCTCAAGTATTCTGAGACACATCTGCTCAATAAGTTCTGGTGTGATGGTTTTTTTAAAACGAGCGATGAGTTCAGCATCCGTGTCATCCATATATTTTATGGGTTTATCAAATGCAACCTGGCTAAGCCGGGCAAGCGCAAGAACTTCATCAATCATAAGGATTTTCTTCATAATGTCGCCTTTTCTTCCCGACTCAGGGTTTTAATGCCAGTCTGGAATTAAGTTTTCCCGGAGTTTCCTCCGGGTTCCGACTTATCTGAGCATTAACAGCGGGACTCTGGTCTGTTCGAGCATCGCAGTTGTGTTACTGCCGATGAAAAAACGACGCAGGGAAGAGTGCCCATATGCCCCCATGACAATCAAATCCACGCCGTTGTCTGCGGCGTAACGACAAAGCGCCTCCGTTACCGAGCGTCCTTCAGCTAACCGGGATATCGCACTGATGCCAGCGCACTGCAGACTACGCTTTGCCTCTTCGAGGGTATGAGCATCGCCGTTAACCATTACGATATGACATTCCAGGCTCTGCAGCAGAGGGCTGAGCGTCAGTCGACGCAGGTTTCTCCGGCTTTCCTCACTGCCATCAAACGCAAACATGACTCTTGAAGGTACAGAAAAAGTTTCAGGTACAATCATTACCGGCTTTTTCTGCAGGCGGATAATGCTCTCCAGATTGCTGCCAACCGGGTTCTGTGCTCCCCGGCGACCGAGCACCATCATACGAATACCCTTCAGGTCAGCCAGGATGATATCCAGTGCGCCATGTTTCTGAAGTTGCTGAACATCCGGGATACCGATCTGGCTGAGCAGTTCCGCGCATCCGGCAAGAATGGCGCGTCCCTGAGTCATCAGCAGGCGGTTACGCTCCCCTTCTATTCGGACAAGGTCCTGCGTCAGTTGCTCCCGGCTGTCAATACCGATAGCCCCCGTAAGGTCAGAAACTGCCGGTTGTTCATTTTTTTCAAGCACATGCAGCAGGGCAAGAGGAACGTCAAGCTTCCCGGCAATCCAGGCTGCATACTCACACACGGCGCGTGTTGATGACGATCCATCCACGCAGGCAATAACGGTGTTGTCCATAGCATTAATTCCTGACATTAATGACCTCCCATCAGTTTTTCGATTTCTTCGGGTTTATCGTGAACACCAAAGCGATCAACGATAGTACGGGTTGCTTCGTTCATCCCGCGGATCTCAACGTCTGTTCCTTCTCTGCGGAATTTAATAACCACCTTATCCAGTGCGCTGACCGACGTGATATCCCAGAAATGGGCATGCGTAACATCAATGACAACTTTCTCTGCAGCTTCGCGAAAATCAAAATACGCCATAAAGCGGTCGGCGGAGGCAAAGAACACCTGCCCGGTGACCTTATAGAGCCGGGACTCTTCCCTGAGTTCTGAAGAGACAGCCAGAAAACGCGCCACTTTAGTGGCAAAATTCAGGGAAGCGATAAGCACACCGGTCAGTACCCCGAATGCCAGATTATGAGTGGCCACCACCACCACCACTGTTGCCAGCATCACCACGCTGGTAGAAATGGGATGGCTTTTAAGGTCGGTAACTGAACGCCATGAAAAGGTACCAATCGAAACCATGATCATTACGGCGACAAGCGCGGCCATAGGGATTTGCGAGACCAGGTCCCTGAGAAAGACTACCATACACAGCAGGACCACACCGGCAGTGAGGGTGGACAGACGGCCCCGACCGCCGGATTTCACGTTGATAACAGACTGACCAATCATTGCACAGCCCGCCATTCCCCCGACAAATGAGGTGCAGATATTAGCGATGCCCTGAGCCTTGCATTCCCTGTTTTTATCACTGGGGGTATCCGTCATATCGTCCACAATCGTGGCTGTCATCATTGATTCCAGTAACCCTACAATGGCGAGGCCTGCGGAGTAAGGGAGAATAATCAGGAGCGTATCAAGATTCAGCGGGATATCCGGCACCAGGAAGACCGGCAGACTGTCAGGCAGTTTGCCCATATCCCCGACCGTACGCACGTCCAGATGCAGCCATATGGCAATCGCCGTAAGCACCACGATACAGACAAGGGGTGAGGGGATTGTTTTATTCAGATACGGGAAGAGGTAGATAATGGCGAGCCCTACTGCCGTCATAGCATAAACATGCCAGGTCACATTGGTGAGCTCAGGTAACTGCGCCATGAAAATCAGGATCGCGAGTGCATTAACGAATCCGGTCACCACGGAGCGTGAGACGTAGCGCATGAGCCCGCCGAGTTTAAGATAACCGGCTATCAGCTGGAATACGCCGGTCAGTACGGAGGCAGCCAGTAAGTACTGTAGTCCATGATCCTTCACCAGGGTCACCATCAGGAGCGCCATTGCCCCCGTTGATGAAGATATCATCGCCGGGCGACCACCAAAGAAGGCCATAATCAGCGGGATACAGAAAGCGGAGTAAAGCCCCACCTGAGGGTCAACACCGGCAATAATGGAAAAGGCGATCGCTTCTGGAATGAGTGCGAGCGCGACAACAATACCAGCCAGCACGTCACCACGGACGTTACCCAGCCAGTCCTTACGCGTCGAGGACAGCAACATAGTAATTTCTCAGTTTTTAGATGTAGTTAGCCCCGGAGGACATAAGTTTCAAATACGATAAAACACATCCGCAGACGGGATGTTATTACGTGCGTTCTGAGGCTCGCTCAGTACGGCGGAGGAAGGGAAAACTCAGGGTGGCGTAATGCGCATGATCAGCAGATAAATCCTTGAAAGCAGGTACTCAGCCCTCAGTGAACAGAATAAGTCAGCGTAATGTACTTTAGTGCTGACCACGTGCTCTGTATGATACAGAATCTATCTACTATAAACGAAAATACAGCACGATCAATGCTCACACTCTATATGGGACGTTCGTACCTGGACATGATTATCTGTGTTCAATGTCCCCGCATGACCGTCTTAACATCCAGAATATTACGTTTCCAAAAAAACCAGAAATGATTAAAAAATGAGCTTAACGTACAATAATTTTCGATATCCAAACTGACCCCTAAAAGGCGCTTACCGATGGACTGTTCAAGACGCTTGATCTGCATACTTACAGCAGACTGGCTTCTCCCGATACGTTCGCCCGCACGGGAAAAACTGCCCGTTTCGACAACAGCAACAAAAGCACGTAGCAGGTCAATATCTAAAAGATTAGCCATAGTGCTATTAGAATAACGAATAGAGGTTATCAAATCTATTCACTGGCTTAATTTATCCACCAAAAATATAGTTGTGTCATTGTTCATTTTAGAGCCCGGGAAGGGATAGGAAATGTCTTACAAGCAGCTACCTGCGGTTAAACTTGCTGTCGGAATGGCGATGATAGGAACGGTTGGTGCTTTTGCCGTGGAGTCCGGACTTTCGCCTGTTTCGATAGTGTTCTGGCGCTGTGTTTTTGGCACTCTCTTTCTTGGTTTATGGTGCGTCACCAGGGGTTATCTATCGGACAGCTCTCTTTCCCTGAAGCGTCTTACTTATGCCTCTCTCGCAGGGGCCTGTATGGTGCTTAGCTGGATAGCTTTTTTTGCCGGATTCACACTAACCTCCATAGGCACAACAACTATTGTCTACCACATACAACCTTTCTTTGTTGTACTGATTAGCGCGGTGTTTCTCAGGGAGCTGATTTCGCTTAACCAGGTCCTGTGGATGTCAGGGGCATTTACAGGTGTCATTTTGGCCAGTGGACTTATTGCCCCCTCCGGTGACATTAATATTCACTGGGTTTTGGGAGTCGCGCTTACTCTGTTTGCAGCCTTGCTGTACGCGATATCAACAGTAGTGGGGAAAGGACTGGGACAGCAACGACCTGAAATTACCACATTATGCCAGACGATAACTGGAATTATTCTGCTGGCGCCCTTTACCGACTCCTTGCGTTCAGTTCCTTCTGATTCGTGGGGGTGGTTAATTGGTATAGGTGTACTGCACACAGGTGTCGCCTACGTGCTGATGTATTCAGCTTACCCAAAGTTAACCACCCCGGTAATTGGCGTGCTGACATTTATCTATCCAGTGGTTGCTATCATTGTTGACTGGGTGTTTTATGGCCATCAACCTGGGGTCATTCAGATGACAGGTATGATGCTGATCGCACTATGCACACTTGGTGTAAAGCTGAGCTGGCATTTCCCGGTCGGGAAAAAACGGAAGATAAGTTTATAAGACCATAGCGCCAGATAATCTTCACAGGTTCAGCGTCCGCATATGGCACAAAGCAGACGCCCATTCTCACGCTAATGCTTTGCCCTTGACTTGCCAACAACCGAATCGCTTGCTCCGCAACTATGGTTTTTTATTAGAATCTTCGCCACTAAATAAATTATAATAAATTGATTTTATTAGATATTTGTCAGAATCTATATGGTCAGCACGAGTTGCATGCTCTAATGTTTCAAATGCTAAATTATGCGCGGCCTCAGAAAATATCCCAGGCCAACCCTTACTCAGCATAGACAGTCCTTTAAGGACTCTTATCTGAATCTCCCTCATACTGGCACCATCGCGCGCGACAGGTGAGAAAAAGTCTTCCAGTAGATCGTTATTCTGAAGTGGTGCAACATGAACTGAAGGATATTTCACTTCTATTTCATCAGATTTATTCTGCGCGTAAGCGGAAAGTATACGAACACCTCTGCCAATGACATCAATGGCGGTTCCAGGATCGTTCACTGCGGGGGAAAGGGCCCGGCAGGCTATTTCGGCCATGACGCTAAGACAAAATCGGGGATCCTGAGCAAATGAACGTACATCCGAGACAATAATCGTCTCAAGTAAATCGGTGCTGATTGATGACTGCTGGCCTTGACTCAGGTACAAAACTGGCATGGACGGATGTATGAAACTGCCTGGCTGCGCCACGAGGTATACATGACGGGGATCATTGGTCAGCAGCTTGCTAAGTTTCACCATATCAATATATTCAACATAACCAATCTTCTTCGGATAAACTGCAACCGTTCCTTTCGGCTGTTCATTGTTCTCAAGCCATGGATATCCACCGAGACAGGGATTTCTTGCTCTCGCAATAAATGTTTCGATGGCCGCCTGTTCTACTTTTGCCGTTGTCTCACCTACCCTCCCCAGAGAAGTCAAATGCTGTATCCAGCGAAGCAATGTGATGAGGATTAAGGCAATGACAACCAGTGTGACAATGAATAAAATGACTCTCCCCCTTTCTCCATAAGCTCCCATATTGAGGGCAATAATCCCTACCAGACTGAAGAGAAAAGAACCGATGAAGGTGGCCAGTACATTTTGTGTGGTTACGTCTTCAACAACTAAACGCGTAGCTCTGGGAGTCACATTAGTAGTGGCTGAACCGTAGGCTGTGACCATGATACTCAGCGAAAATGTGGTCACTGCCAGCATACTCGATGCCAGTATGTTCAGAATGTTATCGACTGCTTCCGCACCAACCTTCACGGAAACCGACTCAGGTATCATTGATTTAAAAAGAATTGATAAAAGGGCCGTTATTATCGCGACAATTGCGAATAACGTTGCCCTGAACCATAGCTTTTTAAATGTCTGCTTCAGAATCCATTTCCAGCGTGAAATCATTCTGCATTCCTCATATTGCGGCCGGGATAAATAATTGCCGCCCCCGGGACGGCATGTTGCTATTAACGAACCAGGTGCAGGAAGTGCAGGTGTTTTTCGTACTGGTCCAGTATGTCATTAATCAGTTGTTCCTGGTTCCAGCCCATCACATCATAATTTTGACCGCCTTCTTTGAGATAAACCTCAGCGCGATAATATCTATGTTGTTCAGTCTGCTGCTCATCATTATCCATCGCGGCGAGCGCGAAGGTCGGTGAGCTATACCCGCGAAGCCTCACTTCATATATAAAATTCAGCTCGTTACCCAAATCGACTTCAAGACGAATACGATCGTCGACTGCGTCACTAATGTGGCTCATCGTCCCCTGCTTGTTCAGTTCTTCCTGAACCAGTGTCATGGCGGGCTGGATCACGTCGTCCATAAAACGTTTCACAAGAGATCGCTTCGGTAGATACGCGATATTGCGTAACCTTCTCTGCCAGGGAATGGGGTTACGTGCAGCCGTAGGAGCAATTGTCGCCATGCTCAGGCTTTCACGCTTGGTCAAATCCCGGCGCAAAGCTTTTAAAAGTCCGTATATGGATACCAGTAAGATCACTGAGAAGGGCAAAGCACTCGCTATTGTCACTGTTTGCAGCGCACTTAGCCCTCCGGCAAGGAGAAGCGCAATTGCAACAATGCCCATGAGCGAAGCCCAGAATATTCGCTGCCAGACCGGTGTGTTTGCCACTCCACCTGATGCCAGAGTATCCACAACCATTGCCCCCGAATCAGCAGACGTTACAAAGAAGACGATGACCATCGCCATTGCAATGAATGACAGCACGGAAGAGAACGGGAAATGCTCCAGGAAATTAAACAGGGCCAGCGCCACATCCTGCTGAACAGTGTTGGCGAGGTCTGTGGCCCCCTGGTTCATAATGAGATAGATCGCGCTGTTACCAAACACAGTCATCCACATTAGCGTAAAACCCGCGGGCACAAACAGCACGCCGGTGACAAACTCGCGAATGGTTCGCCCGCGGGAGACCCGTGCGATGAACATCCCCACAAACGGCGACCATGAAAGCCACCATCCCCAATACAGTAATGTCCAGCCCCCCAGCCAGTTGCTCGACTTAGGCTCATACGCGTAAAGGTTGAACGTTTTACTCACCAGTTCCGAAAGATAACCGCCCGTATTTTCCACAAATGACTTCAGCAGAAGCACGGTTGGTCCCAGACACATGACCAGCGCCAGGAGCAACAACGCCAAACCCAGATTAAGCTCAGACAGGATACGTATTCCCTTATCCAGGCCGGACACCACTGAAATTGTCGCTAACCCCGTGATGACCACGATCAGAATGACCTGCACCGTTTCATTGATGGGCACCCCGAAAAGATGGTTCAAACCGGCATTCACCTGCAAAACACCGTAACCCAGCGATGTCGCGACGCCAAAGACCGTGCCTATAACAGCGAAAATATCAACCGCATGGCCTACAGGCCCGTATATGCGATCGCCAATAATGGGATAGAGTGCGGAGCGCAGAGTTAAAGGCAGACCGTGACGGTAACTGAAGAACGCTAGAATCAGCGCCACAATGGCATAAATTGCCCATGCGTGCAGTCCCCAGTGGAAGAAGGTCAGACGCATTGCTTCCTTGGCTGCCGCAACGGTTTCTGGAGTGCCAACGGGTGGCGAAAGATAATGCATTACAGGTTCGGCAACACCAAAGAACATCAGGCCGATCCCCATCCCTGCAGAAAAAAGCATCGCAAACCAGGAGTGGTAGCTGAAATCAGGCTGCGCATGGTCCGGGCCCAGCTTGATATCACCGTAGCGTGAGAGTCCAAGGAACGTGACACTCAGTAAAATCAGGGCGACAGCAAGGATGTAGAACCAGCTGGCATTCGTGAAGATTTGTTGCTGAAGTAGTTTAAAATTTTTGTCGGCGACATCCGGGAATACGACGGCAAAGGCGACAAGAAGGAAAATTAGCAAAGCAGATGTAAAGAATACCGCTTTGTTAATCTGGCTTGT
This Klebsiella huaxiensis DNA region includes the following protein-coding sequences:
- a CDS encoding thioredoxin family protein — encoded protein: MKHVKVLGTGCSGCKTTIRLIQQVADERGVAIQLEKVESLSEIMKHKVMATPAVVVDNIVVHTGGIPSRDIIESWL
- a CDS encoding universal stress protein, producing the protein MDNTVIACVDGSSSTRAVCEYAAWIAGKLDVPLALLHVLEKNEQPAVSDLTGAIGIDSREQLTQDLVRIEGERNRLLMTQGRAILAGCAELLSQIGIPDVQQLQKHGALDIILADLKGIRMMVLGRRGAQNPVGSNLESIIRLQKKPVMIVPETFSVPSRVMFAFDGSEESRRNLRRLTLSPLLQSLECHIVMVNGDAHTLEEAKRSLQCAGISAISRLAEGRSVTEALCRYAADNGVDLIVMGAYGHSSLRRFFIGSNTTAMLEQTRVPLLMLR
- a CDS encoding SulP family inorganic anion transporter, whose product is MLLSSTRKDWLGNVRGDVLAGIVVALALIPEAIAFSIIAGVDPQVGLYSAFCIPLIMAFFGGRPAMISSSTGAMALLMVTLVKDHGLQYLLAASVLTGVFQLIAGYLKLGGLMRYVSRSVVTGFVNALAILIFMAQLPELTNVTWHVYAMTAVGLAIIYLFPYLNKTIPSPLVCIVVLTAIAIWLHLDVRTVGDMGKLPDSLPVFLVPDIPLNLDTLLIILPYSAGLAIVGLLESMMTATIVDDMTDTPSDKNRECKAQGIANICTSFVGGMAGCAMIGQSVINVKSGGRGRLSTLTAGVVLLCMVVFLRDLVSQIPMAALVAVMIMVSIGTFSWRSVTDLKSHPISTSVVMLATVVVVVATHNLAFGVLTGVLIASLNFATKVARFLAVSSELREESRLYKVTGQVFFASADRFMAYFDFREAAEKVVIDVTHAHFWDITSVSALDKVVIKFRREGTDVEIRGMNEATRTIVDRFGVHDKPEEIEKLMGGH
- a CDS encoding LysR family transcriptional regulator, with the translated sequence MANLLDIDLLRAFVAVVETGSFSRAGERIGRSQSAVSMQIKRLEQSIGKRLLGVSLDIENYCTLSSFFNHFWFFWKRNILDVKTVMRGH
- a CDS encoding DMT family transporter, whose amino-acid sequence is MSYKQLPAVKLAVGMAMIGTVGAFAVESGLSPVSIVFWRCVFGTLFLGLWCVTRGYLSDSSLSLKRLTYASLAGACMVLSWIAFFAGFTLTSIGTTTIVYHIQPFFVVLISAVFLRELISLNQVLWMSGAFTGVILASGLIAPSGDINIHWVLGVALTLFAALLYAISTVVGKGLGQQRPEITTLCQTITGIILLAPFTDSLRSVPSDSWGWLIGIGVLHTGVAYVLMYSAYPKLTTPVIGVLTFIYPVVAIIVDWVFYGHQPGVIQMTGMMLIALCTLGVKLSWHFPVGKKRKISL
- a CDS encoding DUF2254 domain-containing protein; protein product: MISRWKWILKQTFKKLWFRATLFAIVAIITALLSILFKSMIPESVSVKVGAEAVDNILNILASSMLAVTTFSLSIMVTAYGSATTNVTPRATRLVVEDVTTQNVLATFIGSFLFSLVGIIALNMGAYGERGRVILFIVTLVVIALILITLLRWIQHLTSLGRVGETTAKVEQAAIETFIARARNPCLGGYPWLENNEQPKGTVAVYPKKIGYVEYIDMVKLSKLLTNDPRHVYLVAQPGSFIHPSMPVLYLSQGQQSSISTDLLETIIVSDVRSFAQDPRFCLSVMAEIACRALSPAVNDPGTAIDVIGRGVRILSAYAQNKSDEIEVKYPSVHVAPLQNNDLLEDFFSPVARDGASMREIQIRVLKGLSMLSKGWPGIFSEAAHNLAFETLEHATRADHIDSDKYLIKSIYYNLFSGEDSNKKP
- a CDS encoding BCCT family transporter, with the protein product MSENDTIPKKSTSQINKAVFFTSALLIFLLVAFAVVFPDVADKNFKLLQQQIFTNASWFYILAVALILLSVTFLGLSRYGDIKLGPDHAQPDFSYHSWFAMLFSAGMGIGLMFFGVAEPVMHYLSPPVGTPETVAAAKEAMRLTFFHWGLHAWAIYAIVALILAFFSYRHGLPLTLRSALYPIIGDRIYGPVGHAVDIFAVIGTVFGVATSLGYGVLQVNAGLNHLFGVPINETVQVILIVVITGLATISVVSGLDKGIRILSELNLGLALLLLALVMCLGPTVLLLKSFVENTGGYLSELVSKTFNLYAYEPKSSNWLGGWTLLYWGWWLSWSPFVGMFIARVSRGRTIREFVTGVLFVPAGFTLMWMTVFGNSAIYLIMNQGATDLANTVQQDVALALFNFLEHFPFSSVLSFIAMAMVIVFFVTSADSGAMVVDTLASGGVANTPVWQRIFWASLMGIVAIALLLAGGLSALQTVTIASALPFSVILLVSIYGLLKALRRDLTKRESLSMATIAPTAARNPIPWQRRLRNIAYLPKRSLVKRFMDDVIQPAMTLVQEELNKQGTMSHISDAVDDRIRLEVDLGNELNFIYEVRLRGYSSPTFALAAMDNDEQQTEQHRYYRAEVYLKEGGQNYDVMGWNQEQLINDILDQYEKHLHFLHLVR